The Candidatus Zixiibacteriota bacterium genomic interval CGACCACCGGCTTATTCAGTTTATCGGCCTCTTCGACCGCGTTGAGAATAGCGGTCACCTGTGGCATTCCCGCGCCGGTGACCACCCTCGTCGTACAAATCGACCCCGGACCGATTCCCACCTTGACCGTATCTGCACCGGCGCCGATCAGCGCCTTCGCCCCTTCGCCGGTCGCCACATTCCCCGCCATTACCGGCAGGTCGGCGAACCGCTTCTTGACCCGGGCGACAGCCTTCAGCACGCCCTCCGAGTGGCCGTGGGACGAATCGACCACCAGCATATCAACACCGGCGTCGACCAGTCGTTCCATCCGCTCAACAAGATCCGCGCCCACTCCAACCGCCGCGGCAACCCGTAGCCTCCCGCGATCGTCCTTGCACGCGTTCGGATACTGTATCTTCTTCATGATGTCCTTCACCGTTATCATCCCCTTCAGGACATCCCCTTCCCCCACGATCAGCAGTTTCTCTATTCGATGCTTGTGCAGAATCTCTTTGGCGGTCTCCATGTCGGTCCCCTCGGGAACCGTGACCAGATTCTCCTTGGTCATCACTTCGGATATCTTGCGCGACACATCCTTCTGAAACCGGAGATCCCGGTTGGTCAGAATTCCCACGAGCCGCCCGTTCTCGGTCACCGGGAATCCGGAAATGCGGAACCGGTTCATGGCGTCGAGCGCGTCGCCGATCGTCCGGTCGGGTGTCAACGTAATTGGATCGACAATCATGCCCGACTCGGATCGCTTAACCTTGTCCACCTCCTCGGCCTGCCGAGGCGGCGACATGTTTTTGTGTATCACTCCCATACCCCCCTGGCGGGCCAGCGCAATTGCCATCGCCGACTCCGTCACCGTATCCATCGCCGCCGATATGATCGGAACCCTCAAATCGATCCCCGGGGCAATCGTCGTCGTCAGGTCAACGTCTTTCGGGAGTACGTTGGAGTGGGCGGGAACCAGCAACACGTCGTCAAACGTCAGTGCCTGCTTGTCGAGGATCTTCGCCATAGGTATCTATACGCTTCCCTGTTCCGCTGGTCAATCACAGACTATCGGGGCACCCGGCCGCTCAGGCGGAAACCGAATCATCCCAGTAAATAATGGCGCCGCAATGATCGCAGGTGAACACCCGGTCGCCGCGCTTCACGTCCTGAATCTTCTTGGGCGTCAAGGCCTTGAAACATGCGCCGCACGCCCGTTTTTTGACCACCACGACCGCCTGCCCGCCCTTGCCGCGCCGAACCCGCTCGTACACCGACAGCGTGCTGCGCGGCATCGAGGAGACTATCGCTCCCCGGTCGCTCTCTTTGCTCGACATCGTCTCGCCGATCGAGTCGATCTTCTCCTGGAGAATCTGCAGCTGCCTGGTGTTGTTCTCTTCAACCTGCGCGCTCTTCTCGCCCAGTTCGACAATCTCCTTTTCGAGTGTCTCCGCACGCTCGATCGCCTGAATCAGCTCCGTTTCGCTGTTGGACATGCCCAGTTTGACAGAGTCAATCTCCGCCACCAGCGCATCGTATTCCTTGTTCGTCTTGATAGACATCATCTGCTGCTGGTACTTCTGCAGATGAGACTCGTGCGTTTTGATTTCGAGTTCGAGCTGCTTCTGACGGACCCGGGTCTCCTCGAGCGACAATTTCGCTTCGGCCAGCTTCGCCTTTGCTTCCTCGATCTCCCTGTTGAGGTTTTCGATCATGTCGGGAAGGTACTCCTTCGAGCGTTCCAATTCCCCGATATCGTAGTCGATCACCTGCAGTCGAAGCAACAATTCGAGATCGTTGTTCATGCCACCTCCAGAGCGTGCGGATTACCCGTCAAGACAAAAAAAGCGCATTTCCCGCCTCGGGCGGAAAACGCGCTGCTGCGTTTCTCTTCTCGTGAGCCGTGTTTGACCGGATGTCCTCCGTGGTCGGCTCGCATACAATATTCGATCGGTCGACAGTAGATCATTTTCTCTTATCAAAATGGGCAATACTGGACTCGAACCAGTGACCTCTCGGATGTGAACCGAACGCTCTAACCAGCTGAGCTAATTGCCCATTACAGCTTTCTCACCACTCCTTACAAGTGGGCCCTGTAGGGCTCGAACCTACGACCCGGTGATTATGAGTCACCTGCTCTAACCAACTGAGCTAAGGGCCCTCAGGGTGAACCCGTAATATACGACACCAATCCTTCGAGTCAAGAGCCTACCTGTAAAACTGTGGCCAGATTGCGCCTCGGCCAACCGCCCCCGCCACGCCCCCTCCACACCCGCAACGATGAAGCTAACGGGCTCATGGGGAAAGACTTGCGGGCGGTTGAGGCCGCCCGAGATCCCACCTGACGATCCAGACTCTCCTCCCGTGGTCCAGCCGAAAACCGACCGCACACGACCGGCTCCCCATACCTCAGCTCTCTATCAACCGCCCCCAACCCGGATACGGCTGCAACGGAGCCACCTCAAACTGAATCAGCCCCTTCTGCACAAGCGGCAGGCTGTCGATAGCGCGACGAGCCAAGTCGAGCGAGTCACACTCGAGCACGATCACCGCCAGCGGCTTGTCCCCCCGGAAATAGATTTCGCGAAGAATGCCGTCGAGATACAGCTGATGCACCCGCCGCGCCTCATCTTTCAGATGAGGCTCATAAGCGTTCTCGTCGATACCCGGAAGCTCTATTTCGAGCGCGAGAAATTTCATGTCGGAACCTCCTGTGTTGTGGTGCGCCCACCAGTATCACCTGACGACCATACCACCGCTCAGGTTTCAAGAAAAACCGCGTAGCGTGCTCTCAACCGAAACGTGGAGTCGGACGATTTCGTCCGACTCCACGTCTGTGCACTCGCAGTCCCGAACCTTGGTGGTTCGGACAACATCGGCGACCCGCACTGGACGACTGCACTCACTCTACCGAGTAGCCCACCCGCCCCGGTGTGGCGCTGTAAAAGCCCCCTCACTTCCCCGATGGGTCCGGCACCTCCTCTTTCACACCCGCCAGCTTGCGCGCGATCTCGACCTTCTTCTCCAGATCGCCCATCAGCCGGATCATCAGCTTGGCGCCGTCGGGCGAGCCGCCGCCGTGCATGCACCCCGGCACGCCGCCGCCGATCGTACACCATTCGACCAGACGCGCTGCCCGGCTGCGCGCCTCGGCCGAATGTCTGGCTTTCATGTATTTCTGTATCAGATGGCCGTACTTTTTGGACTGGAAATCCTTGTACGACGGCATACACCCCGTCTCGGCGATTCCCCCCGCGATATCCTGCGCGAGCACCGACGTCTGATACGGCAGCGTAGCCACATGCACCTTGTTTACGTTCGACAGAAGCTGGTTGCACTGCCAGGCCCCCGATGGGTGTTTTTTGCCCAGCGCCGCCGCCGCGATCCCCATCCCAAACGTCGTCTCGTTATTGATATGCATCTGCACAACCTTGTCGGTGAATACCTTCGCCGACAAACCGTTAGTGCGCGCAGTCAGAATGGCCGACCCGATCTTGATATCCCCCTGCCCGGCCACACAGCCACCGATCGCGGCCCGGTAGGGGCCGATAAAGTTCATCACCGCCGGGCCCGAAAACTTCGACTCGCCGCACATAAACACGCGCTCTTTCGGGATAAACACGTCCTCGAACAGCAGGAACGCCTGCGTGATCCCGCCTTCCGTGATCGGATTGTCGAACCCGTCCTCGTAGTCTCGCTCGTCCGACGGATGCCGGGTCTCGACAATCGTCAGTCCCTTGATATCCTTGGGAATGACAAACGACACGCAGTAGTCGGCATCTTCGTCCTTGTAGCCGCTGCCCGGCAGAATGAAGATTTCCTGCGCCGCCGCGATGCCACAGATCATCACCTTCGCGCCCCGCACGACGATACCGTCATCGCGCTTCTCGACCACCCGCAGAAACATGTCCGGGTCTTCCTGCTGCGACGGTTTTTTGGTTCGGTCGCCTTTCGGATCGGTCAGCGCGCCGGACATGGTGATGTCGCGCGCCTGCGCGTCCTTCAGCCATCGAATCAGACGCTGGTGGTAATCTGTCCCCAGCTCTTTGTCCATGTCATAGGTCGTAACGAACATCGCGTTGAGCGCCGTCCATCCTGCGCACCGACCACCCGTGCATGTCCCGGTCAACTGGAACATCAGCCGTTTCATACGCGAGTTGGCGTACATGTCCTCGGGAGTCTGAATGATCGACAGATAACGGCTTATCGGCTCCCCGGTCAGGTGTGAGACGGTTGTCACCATGTCGCGCAGCTCGGGGTCGGCCGCCGCCCGGAATGTCCAGGCATGTCCTTCGACCGTCCGTTTTGTGGCTGGATGGGTGGTGACGTCCTCGATCAATTCGTCGAACTTGTGGATATTGGGGCGCATCGACTTAAGCGACGCGATGTACTCGTCGTAGGTACGGATAGCCATGTCTGTTTCTCCCAGCAGTTAAGCGACTTGCTCCAATATAGGATCAGATCGGCCTCGAAACAAGACCAATCGACCCATATTGTGGGAGAAGGAGCCGCCTCTCCAGGGTGATCCGCCCTATCCATCAACCTCTTGACATACAGGCGAAGACGAGTCTTCCTGGGGGTATCGGTGGGGATCAAAGCGCTATCGGGGCGGGAGAGTGAAAACACGACTTTTTCGTTGTACAAATGTGAATCGCTGACGCTTACGGGGAAATAGGTTCGTTTTGTCATTTTTAGGGGGCCCCCATTTTTGGGATTCTTCTTTTTGCGGCACGGCCGCCATGCGGCGCCGCGGTCTCTACATAGGGGCGGAGCGAAATTTTCACCATCGATGGTGCAGCGAAAGTGCGGAGTGGATCGGTCCGAGGAGGCACGTGCGTCACAATGGAGAGGACGAGGGTCAAATCAGAGAACACACTGCAAGTCCCAGACTCGTCAATTTCGTGATGGAGGGGTACCCGTTAAGGTGTCGCTGGTAGGACTACTGGATGGATCCCCATGGCGAACACGGGCTTCTGACTGGCAGCTATCAATATTGGAGGTGGAGCATGTTTTTGACAAAAGTATTTGCTCGGCTGCTATTTGTCGGTGCCGCTCTTGCACTTTATGGCAGTTGCCAGAGGGAGAGCGTTGATTCCGTGTCCACGGTCCGGGGGACGGTAACCGATTCATTGACCGGTGTACCTCTTGCCGGGGCCGAGATTTTCCTCAGAGATACGTTAATGGGTGAGCTAATGTATGTTACCGACTCTACGGGAGACTATGACGTTGGAAGTTTCGGCGTGGCCCAATGGACGATCTATTGTAGAGCCGACGGTTATCGAACGAAGAGTCGCTACGTGCAGGGTGAGGGCACTATAGAAAACGTCGACTTCGAAATGGCGCAGTAACGATTCTATGCGGTACGGCGTTGTCGGTTGCATTCACGAACCGGTTACCCAGGAGTTGGAACATGAAGGATACAGAACTCCTCTCATGCTCACCGCTGTTCTGCGACCTCGCCGCACGCTGGGCAGGCAGTGAATCTGATCGAGGTGATGTTTGGACGGCGGTTGATGGCACTGCGACAGATTCCGTTTCGGGAGTCCCGCTCACAGCCGCCGAGATTTTTCCTGAGCTTGTCGAAGCCTGACTTCGCAGGCGAGTGAAGATCCGCCCCCTACTCCAGCCGCTTGATAATCATCAACGTGAAGTCGTCGAACCGGTGTGATTTGGCCGCGAATCCGCGCACCTCGTTGTAGATTCGATGCTCTATCTGCTCGCACGAACAGTCGCGGCATCCCTTCACGATCTCCACCAGCCGCTCGATTCCGAACTCCTCGCCGTCCTCGTTGAACACCTCGGTAACCCCGTCGGTATACAGCACGATCAGGTCGCCGACATTGAGAAACACGGCCTGCTCTTCGAACACGGCGTGCGCCGTCACGCCCAGCACCGGGCCGCCCTCGCGCAGATACTGCACGGAACCGTCGGCACGAAGCAGAAACGGCAGATTATGGCCGCAGTTTGCGTAGGTGAAAATGTTGTTGGCGCTGTCCAGCACGCCGTACACCGCGGTCACGTAGCGCCCCGGATCGAGCGACTCCACGAGCAGCGTATTCACTTTCTGGCAAATCGTCCGAATCGAATAGTTGTTCCGTATCTCCGCGATGAGCGACGCCCGAAACGACGCCATGATCAGCGCCGCGGGCACTCCCTTGCCGGACACATCGGCCACCGTCAGTCCGTGCTGACTGTCGACGATTTTGATATAGTCAAAATAGTCGCCGCCGACCTGCCCCGAGGACACGTTGGAGCCGCGAATGTCGTACCCTTTGACCCTGGGCGGCTTGTTCGGCAGAAACGTCTGCTGGATCGTCCGCGCCACGTTGAGCTGCTCTTCGAGCCTCTTGCCGGCCATCATCGACTCATGCATCCGCGCGCGTTCCAGCGAAATCGCCGCGTGAGCGGCGAAGGCGTTGATCAGCGAAAGTGAGTGTTCATCATAAGCGTCGAGCTCATTCGACTCGAGATTGATCACGCCGATCACCCGATCGCCCACCTTGATCGGCACCGCGATTTCGCTGCGCGTTTCATCGTGCACGGAGATATAGTACGGATCGCGGGTCACATCGGGCACGATCACGCCCAGGCCGGTATTGGCTACATGCCCAACAAGACCCTGCCCGATCTTGAGATTCAGCTTGTCGTCCACTCCCTGCTCGTAACCGACCGTGTAGATCGACTGGATATCGTTCCGGGCCGCATCGATAAGAAAAATACCACCGACCTCATAGTGCACCACCTGCTGCATCGACGCCATGATATCTTTCAGCAGCTCGTTGAGTTCGAGCGCGCCCGCCAGACGTATCCCCACGTCGTACAGCAGTTTCCGCTCCAGCGCCTCGCGCTTGAGCTCGCGAACCAGGTGGGCATTGTCGATCGCCACCGCCATCTGGTTGTTCAGCCCGATCATGATATCGAGGTCGGTGGCGGTGAATATGCCGTTGACCTTGTTGATGACCTCCACGACGCCGATCATGTGGCCCTTGCCGATCAGCGGTACCGCCATAAGCGACCGGAGCGTGATACCGCTCGCCCCGATAATTCCGTGATCCACCCGGGAATCGGCGGCAACATCGTTCACGATCACCGGCTCCTGAAAACGCGCCGCATAGCCGGCCACGCTTTCGCCGATTTCCCGTCGGTACACCAGCGGCCGGTCGGAATCGGCCTGCAGCAGCCGGATCTTGACATCGGGTTGGTTGTGGTCAACCCGGAAGACCAGCGCCGCCTCACAGTCGACCGCGGTGATGGCCAGACGAAGCACCGATGCCATCAGGTCCTCGTAGTCCCGCGTCGAATTAAACGTCCGGGCCGCTTCGAGCAGAAGCTTCTCTGTCCGCGTATAATGCTGCGTGGGTATCGTCATTGCGCCTTAAGGTACTCTGCCGGGATACATTGTCAATTGCTTTGCGCTCATCTCCACCCGGACATAGTCACAAATCCCGGCGGTATGGACTTGTATCGACCGGCGCCGGCGGGATCCTGACGGGAATCGGAGCGAAGCGTTTTTTTCGGCGATCGTGCTGAACTTCGGCCCCCTGCCGATTGTTTGCCGGTAAGACGACTATGGGACAATCGCGTGCAAAGGAGCCTGACACGATGAACATGCTGAATATGACTTTCGGGTACGCCGTCATTCTGATCGGCCTCGGGCTGGTGGGGTATTTCGGATTGGGTCGGGAGAGCGTAACCGCCCTCATTCCCGCCTTTTTCGGCGCGGCCGTCCTGCTGGCAGCGCTGGTGGCGACCCGAGAAACGATGAGGCGTCACGCAATGCACGCTGCGGTTGTCCTGGCCGTTCTCGCTTTTGCAGGGACTGTGTCGGGCGTTCCGAAAGCAATCACACTGCTGTCCGGTGGCGAAGTTGCCCGACCCAACGCCGTGATCGTGCAGGCGGTAATGGCGATCCTGTCTTTGGCCTACGTGGCCTTTGCCGTCAGGTCGTTTACTAACGCCCGGCGGAAGCCGGTTGTCTCAAGCGACTGACCGGAACGATCCTCCTTCTTTGCAGCCTGCGGCGGCGGAGCGTGCGCTGGGGGAGGGGGTAGGAACCCAGAGGCCGCGCCCGCATCCACCACCGAGGCTACAACCAGAGGTGGCGATCCAGCGTGCGATAGTGGATCGCCTCCGCAACATGACCGGTCTCGATGTCGCCGGAACCCGCCAAATCGGCAATCGTCCGGGCGACCTTCAAAATCCGATCATAGGCCCGTGCCGACAGGCCCTGCTTGTTGATGGCCAGCGCCAGCAACGATTGCGCCTTGTCATCGATGGGACAAAACCGCCGAATATCGCGCGACTCCATATGCGCATTGCAGAACATCCCCGGCTCGCCGGAAAACCGCTCGAGCTGTCGTTTCCGCGCCGCGTTGACCCGCGCACGAATAATCGACGATTCCTCCCCCCGTCGATCCGATGACAATTCCTTGAATTTCACCGAGGGGACGGTGATATGTATGTCGATCCGGTCCATCAGCGGACCCGAAATGCGCGACATGTAGCGCTGAATCTCGCTGGTGGAGCAGTTGCATTCGTGGTTCGGGTCGCCGTAATACCCGCACGGGCACGGATTCATCGCGGACACCAGCATGAATGACGCCGGATAGGTCAGCGTGGTGAGCGCCCGCGAA includes:
- the guaB gene encoding IMP dehydrogenase, which codes for MAKILDKQALTFDDVLLVPAHSNVLPKDVDLTTTIAPGIDLRVPIISAAMDTVTESAMAIALARQGGMGVIHKNMSPPRQAEEVDKVKRSESGMIVDPITLTPDRTIGDALDAMNRFRISGFPVTENGRLVGILTNRDLRFQKDVSRKISEVMTKENLVTVPEGTDMETAKEILHKHRIEKLLIVGEGDVLKGMITVKDIMKKIQYPNACKDDRGRLRVAAAVGVGADLVERMERLVDAGVDMLVVDSSHGHSEGVLKAVARVKKRFADLPVMAGNVATGEGAKALIGAGADTVKVGIGPGSICTTRVVTGAGMPQVTAILNAVEEADKLNKPVVGDGGIRYSGDITKALACGAAAVMVGSLLAGVEESPGETVLYEGRSFKIYRGMGSVGAMKAGSSDRYFQDSTEEASKLVPEGVEARVPYKGKLEDLVFQLVGGIRAGMGLCGTGNLAELREKSRLVQITSAGVTESHPHSVPITKESPNYWRM
- a CDS encoding C4-type zinc ribbon domain-containing protein, encoding MNNDLELLLRLQVIDYDIGELERSKEYLPDMIENLNREIEEAKAKLAEAKLSLEETRVRQKQLELEIKTHESHLQKYQQQMMSIKTNKEYDALVAEIDSVKLGMSNSETELIQAIERAETLEKEIVELGEKSAQVEENNTRQLQILQEKIDSIGETMSSKESDRGAIVSSMPRSTLSVYERVRRGKGGQAVVVVKKRACGACFKALTPKKIQDVKRGDRVFTCDHCGAIIYWDDSVSA
- a CDS encoding superoxide dismutase; its protein translation is MKFLALEIELPGIDENAYEPHLKDEARRVHQLYLDGILREIYFRGDKPLAVIVLECDSLDLARRAIDSLPLVQKGLIQFEVAPLQPYPGWGRLIES
- a CDS encoding 4-hydroxyphenylacetate 3-hydroxylase N-terminal domain-containing protein encodes the protein MAIRTYDEYIASLKSMRPNIHKFDELIEDVTTHPATKRTVEGHAWTFRAAADPELRDMVTTVSHLTGEPISRYLSIIQTPEDMYANSRMKRLMFQLTGTCTGGRCAGWTALNAMFVTTYDMDKELGTDYHQRLIRWLKDAQARDITMSGALTDPKGDRTKKPSQQEDPDMFLRVVEKRDDGIVVRGAKVMICGIAAAQEIFILPGSGYKDEDADYCVSFVIPKDIKGLTIVETRHPSDERDYEDGFDNPITEGGITQAFLLFEDVFIPKERVFMCGESKFSGPAVMNFIGPYRAAIGGCVAGQGDIKIGSAILTARTNGLSAKVFTDKVVQMHINNETTFGMGIAAAALGKKHPSGAWQCNQLLSNVNKVHVATLPYQTSVLAQDIAGGIAETGCMPSYKDFQSKKYGHLIQKYMKARHSAEARSRAARLVEWCTIGGGVPGCMHGGGSPDGAKLMIRLMGDLEKKVEIARKLAGVKEEVPDPSGK
- a CDS encoding carboxypeptidase-like regulatory domain-containing protein, with the protein product MFLTKVFARLLFVGAALALYGSCQRESVDSVSTVRGTVTDSLTGVPLAGAEIFLRDTLMGELMYVTDSTGDYDVGSFGVAQWTIYCRADGYRTKSRYVQGEGTIENVDFEMAQ
- a CDS encoding SpoIIE family protein phosphatase, coding for MTIPTQHYTRTEKLLLEAARTFNSTRDYEDLMASVLRLAITAVDCEAALVFRVDHNQPDVKIRLLQADSDRPLVYRREIGESVAGYAARFQEPVIVNDVAADSRVDHGIIGASGITLRSLMAVPLIGKGHMIGVVEVINKVNGIFTATDLDIMIGLNNQMAVAIDNAHLVRELKREALERKLLYDVGIRLAGALELNELLKDIMASMQQVVHYEVGGIFLIDAARNDIQSIYTVGYEQGVDDKLNLKIGQGLVGHVANTGLGVIVPDVTRDPYYISVHDETRSEIAVPIKVGDRVIGVINLESNELDAYDEHSLSLINAFAAHAAISLERARMHESMMAGKRLEEQLNVARTIQQTFLPNKPPRVKGYDIRGSNVSSGQVGGDYFDYIKIVDSQHGLTVADVSGKGVPAALIMASFRASLIAEIRNNYSIRTICQKVNTLLVESLDPGRYVTAVYGVLDSANNIFTYANCGHNLPFLLRADGSVQYLREGGPVLGVTAHAVFEEQAVFLNVGDLIVLYTDGVTEVFNEDGEEFGIERLVEIVKGCRDCSCEQIEHRIYNEVRGFAAKSHRFDDFTLMIIKRLE